The segment CACCGGTGCCCGCCGAGACGATCCCGCCACCACCCACGGACACGGCTGTCCTCGACCCCGGACACGTCGCCAGGACTCTCCGCAGAGCCCTGACCGGTGCGGAACACCTGGCACAGAGTCTGCCACCGTCACCCGCGGCCCTGACGGCCGATCGGACGAGGCTCCGCCTCGCGCTCTACCTGCGGGCGGTGGAGGACACTTCTACCGCCATCGGCTCGATCTAGTGACTCGGCCCGTCTGACCCACCAGGGCGCCTCGTCCGCGGGCACACGTTGCCGGGCGCGGCATCAGGAACCCATTCTTCCCGGGGATCCGGACACGGGACGGTGCCCAGCACGTTGCCGGCCCGCGAGCAGCGGCGCCTGCACACCCCGCACGCCCCGCGTACCCACGCACCCCGCTGAAGGAGCGATCCGGCACCATGAAAGACACGCGCACCACACGGACGGAGCGGCTGGACCGGGTGGTCATCCGGTTCGCCGGGGACTCCGGCGACGGCATGCAGCTCACCGGTGACCGGTTCACCTCGGCCGCGGCGGCCTTCGGGAACGACCTCGCCACGCTGCCGAACTTCCCCGCGGAGATCCGAGCCCCGAAGGGCACCATCCCCGGCGTCTCCTCCTTCCAGGTGCACTTCGCCGACTACGACATCCTCACCGCCGGAGACCGTCCTGACGCACTGGTGGCGATGAACCCGGCCGCCCTGAAAGCCCACCTCGCCGACCTCCCGCCGGGCGGGACACTGATCGTCAACAGCGACGAGTTCACCGCGCGCAACCTGACCAGGGTCGGATACCGCTCGAACCCGCTGGAGGACGGCGCGCTGTCAGCCTTCCAGGTGCACCAGGTGGCCATGGCGACGCTGACGCTGGGCGCACTGGCGGCCACCGGACTGAGCAAGAAGGACGCGGAGCGGGCGAAGAACATGTTCGCCCTGGGCCTGCTGTCCTGGATGTACCACCGGCCGACCCAGGGGACCGAGGAGTTCCTGCGGAAAAAATTCGCGCGGAAGCCCGACATCGCCGAGGCGAACATCCTGGCCTTCCGGGCCGGCTGGAACTACGGCGAGACCACCGAGTCGTTCGCGGTGACCTTCGAGGTCGCGCCGGCGACAACACTGCCGCCCGGCGAGTACCGGCAGATCACCGGCAACACCGCCATCGCCCACGGAATCGTGGCAGCCGGGGTACGGTCCGGGCTGCCGGTGGTCCTGGGCAGCTATCCGATCACTCCGGCCAGCGACATCCTGCACGAACTGTCCCGGCACAAGAACTTCGGCGTCACCACCGTGCAGGCGGAGGACGAGATCGCCGCCATCGGCGCCGCGCTCGGTGCCGCCTACGGCGGCGCGCTGGGCGTGACCACAACCTCCGGCCCCGGCCTCGCGCTCAAGAGCGAGACCATCGGTCTGGCCGTGATGACCGAACTGCCGCTGCTGGTGATCGACGTGCAGCGAGGCGGACCGTCCACCGGCCTGCCCACCAAGACCGAACAGGCGGACCTGCTGCAGGCGATGTTCGGCCGCAACGGCGAATCCCCGGTGCCGGTCCTCGCCCCGTCCACTCCGGCGGACTGCTTCGACACCGTCCTCGACGCGGCCCGGATCGCTCTCACCTACCGGACCCCAGTGCTGCTGCTGTCCGACGGCCACATCGCCAACGGCTCGGAACCCTGGCTGATCCCGGCGGTCTCGGAGCTGCCGGACCTGAGCGTCGAATTCACCACCGAACCCAACGCACCGGACGGATCCGGCGGGTTCTGGGGCTACCTGCGCGACCCGCACACCCTCGCCCGGCCGTGGGCGGTGCCCGGCACCCCCGGACTCGAACACCGCATCGGCGGACTGGAGAAGGCCGACGGCACCGGCGACATCTCCTACGACCCGGACAACCACGACCGCATGGTGCGGCTGCGCCAGGCCAAGGTCGACGGCATCACCGTGCCCGACGCGCGGGTGGACGACCCTTCCGGCCAGGCCGAGGCCCTGGTCGTGGGCTGGGGCTCCTCGTACGGGCCGATCGGCGCCGCGGCACGACGGGTCCGCCGAACCGGGCACGCCATCGCACACCTGCACCTGCGCCACCTCAACCCCCTTCCGGCCAACCTGGGCGAGGTCCTTCGCCGCTATGAGCGAGTGGTGGTCCCCGAGCTGAACCTCGGCCAGCTCGCACTGCTGCTGCGGGCGAAGTACCTGACAGACGCGGTCTCCTACACCAAGGTCGCGGGCCTGCCCTTCGGGGCGGAAGAACTGCAGGGCGTGTTCACCGACGTGATCGAAGGAGTCCGGACATGACCACCATCGACCTCGGCCTGCCGGGCATCGGCGGGCAGGCACTGGTGCCCACGAGCGACGTGAAGCTGTCGTCGAAGGACTTCAAGTCCGACCAGGAGGTGCGCTGGTGCCCCGGCTGCGGGGACTACGCGGTTCTGGCCGCGGTACAGGGCTTCATGCCCCGGCTGGGCCTGAGGCGGGAGAACATCGTGTTCATCTCCGGCATCGGCTGCTCCAGCCGCTTCCCGTACTACATGAACACCTACGGTATGCACTCCATCCACGGCCGGGCCCCGGCCATCGCCACGGGGCTGGCCGTGGCCCGTGGCGACCTGTCCGTCTGGGTCGTCACCGGTGACGGGGACGCGCTGTCGATCGGCGGCAACCACCTGATCCACACCCTGCGGCGCAATGTGAATCTGAAGATCCTGCTGTTCAACAACCGGATCTATGGGCTCACCAAGGGCCAGTACTCGCCGACCTCCGAGACCGGGAAGGTCACCAAATCCACCCCCATGGGCTCGGTCGACGCGCCCTTCAACCCCGTCTCCCTCGCGCTGGGTGCCGAAGCCACCTTTGTGGCCCGCGTCCTGGACTCCGACCGCACGCGGCTCACCGAGGTGCTCACCGCCGCCGCCGAGCACCGAGGCACCGCGCTCGTCGAGATCTACCAGAACTGCCCCATCTTCAACGACGGCGCCTTCGACATGCTCCGGCAACCCGGGGAGAGAGAGCGGCGCCTCATCCATCTGCGGCACGGCGAACCGGTCCGCTTCGGCACGGACGGCGAGTACGGCGTGATTCGTGACAGCTCGGGAGGGCTCGCGACAGCCAGGGTCTCCGAGGTCGGTGAGGACGCACTGGTGGTGCACGACGCCGGGTTGGACGACCCCTCCTACGCCTTCGCCCTGTCGCGGCTGTCCTCCCAGGACCTCAGCCACTGCGTCACCGGCATCTTCCGCTCCGTCAGCCGTCCGGCCTACGACGACCAGGCCCGCGCCCAGACCGAGCGCGCCCGGGCCGCCGCCCCCGCCGACCTTCAGGCCCTGCTCACCGGCAAGGACACCTGGACCGTCGCCGGTTGACACCGTCCCCGTCCCCTCCCCGCGCCAGCCATCGGATTCGGAGCCCGCCTCATGACGACCGCACAGCCCCACGAGCACGTACCCGCTGCCGGCGATGTCCGCCAGGCGCTGTCCACGGTCCTCGACCCGGAGATCCACCGGCCGATCACCGACCTCGGGATGGTCAAGGACGTCCGCGTCAGCGCCGACGGCACCGTCACGGTCTCGGTCTACCTGACGGTGGCGGGCTGCCCGCTGCGCGACCGGATCACCGCGGACACCACTGTCGCGGTGTCCGCGCTGCCCGGCGTGCGCGAGGTGCGGGTCGAGCTGGACGTGATGAACGACGAGCAGCGCACCGAACTGCGCAAACACCTGCGGGGAGACTCCGGCGAACCAGTCATCCCCTTCGCCCAGCCCGGTTCGCTGACCAGGGTGTACTGCGTTGCCTCCGGCAAGGGCGGGGTAGGAAAGTCCAGCGTCACCGTCAACCTGGCCGCCGCGATGGCCGCACGCGGCCTGTCGGTCGGCGTGGTGGACGCCGACATCTACGGGCACTCGGTACCGCGCATGCTGGGCGCGACGACCGGTCCCACCCACGTCGAAAAAATGATCATGCCGCCGTCCGTACACGGCGTGAAGGTCATCTCCATCGGCATGTTCACCCCCGGCAACGCGCCCGTCGTATGGCGCGGCCCGATGCTCCACCGCGCGCTGCGGCAGTTCCTCGCCGACGTCTACTGGGGCGACCTCGACGTCCTGCTGCTCGACCTGCCGCCCGGCACCGGCGACATCGCCATCTCCGTCGCCCAACTCGTCCCGGACGCAGAGATCCTGGTCGTGACCACACCACAGCAGGCCGCTGCCGAGGTCGCCGAGCGCGCCGGCTCGATCGCCCTGCAGACCCGTCAGCGCGTGGCCGGAGTGGTGGAGAACATGTCCTGGCTGCAGTTGCCGGACGGGTCGGTGACGGACATCTTCGGCTCCGGCGGCGGCCGGCGCGTCGCCGAGTCGCTGTCACGATCGGTCGGCGCCGAGGTGCCCCTGCTCGGTCAGGTGCCGCTGGACCCTCGCCTGCGGGAAGCCGGCGACGCCGGTACGCCGCTGGTGCTGAAGGAGCCGCAGGCTCCGGCAGCGGTCATTCTGCTGGGCATCGCGGAGAAGCTTTCCGCCCGTCCGCGGGGCCTGGCCGGTTGCCTGCTCCCGGTCAGCCTCTCCCGGAACTGAGGTTCGCCGGGCCCGACGGGTCCACCGCGGCGGCCGGACGCGGTGCGCTGGTCGTCGCCTCTGCCTTCACCTCGGTGAAGTGAGGATCGCGCTGCTTCCCCCAGGGAAAAGAAGAGCCCGACTCAGGTGCGGGTAGCTCCAGCCCGGCGGAGTCCGCGCGACCGTGGTGGGCCTTGCCGACCTGGGGATCAGGCGGCGACCGCGATGCGTGAGGCGAGGTCCCGGCCCGCGGCCTTGAAGGCGGGCGGGAAGGTCAGCTTCAGGGCCGCCTCCTGGCCCTCGACGGTGAGTACGGTCTTGACGCCGAGGCCGAGCAGCGCCTTGCTCGCCGGGGTGGCGGTCACGAGTTCGCGGGGCAGGACCATGAGCAGCTTGCCGGGCTTGCCGGTTGCGGTCTTGGCGTCGAAGAACAGCAGGCGCAAGTCGGTGAGGGCCCAGTACATGGGGCGTGGCTGCACGGTGGCGATGACGGTGCCGGCGGTGAGCGCGCCGACCAGTGCGGTGGTGAGTACCCGTCGTTTGACGGAGACGGAGCCGACCTTCGCGAGAGAGGTCAGTTCGACTCGCTCGCCCTCGGCGAGCAGGGGCGTGACCGACTCAAGCAGTTGCTGCCTGCGTCTGTTGTTCATGACCGTCCTCGGACTTGGCAAGGCACACGGATGTGCGGCGTACGGATCGCGCGGGGGATTGGGGGATCCCGGGGAGCCTATGAGTGATACTTCGGTGTCCGAGCAAAGCCGCAGTCAGCAATCCGTAAACGAATGGACCGCGAAACGCCCGGCGCGGGCCGCGGTGGCTTCGCGGGGCCGTGGTCGGCGATTGCGGCGCACCTCCGCGCACTTGGGTGTGTTCGCCTCGATCAGGTACAAAGATCCCTCGATGCCGGTACCGTGCATCCCACCAAGTGGGTTCACGGCACCGGGGGTTGGTAGATGGCGGCTGTCCACGAGCGGTACACGCGGGAGATGCACGACAAGTTCGGCTACCTCGCCTGCTGGCTGCCTTCCCAGCGTGTGGTCCTGGGGGACGTGGGTCGCCTGTCCGCCCATCGGTTCGAGAAGGTCACCACCCTCGCCGACCTCGGGGTGGCGTTCACCAGCGGCCGGGAGGGCTTCCCGGCCGAGCTGGAGTATTCCTCTCCGAGCCATGTGGCGGTGTCCGCCGACACAACAGTGGGCCTGACGACGGACGTTCCGCTGGCCGCTCTTTCCATTACCTTCGACCGCGAGGGAGCGACGTTCTTCCAGGCGGCGGACTGTGTGCTGGAATCCTTCGACGACCTGCCCTCGCTGGAGTCGGCGCTGCTGAGGCTGTGCGATACCGGCACGTGGCGCTCCGACTACGTTGTGGTGACCCAGGTGCTGCGTACGGGTCCGACCGCCATTCTGGTCTCTGACCAGCGCGGTGCGCGGATCGATCTGCGGGCTGACGTGGAAGGCCTGACGGGTCAGCTGCCAGTGGCCAGGGCGGCGGGACGCCTGTCCATCACGGCCAGGTCGGGGCTCGCCGCCAGCGTGATCGCTCCGGACGGTGCGACGCCGCTGTTTCGAGCTGTTCAGCTGCGCAGGAAACTCGCGGGCAAGCGCCGGCTTGTCTTCCGCTCCGATGACGCACCCGTCGAACTCGAACTGGCCCCCGCCACCTGGACCGAGCCCGTTCCTCTGGACTGACGCGAAGGCAAAGGGAGCAGCCAGCGATGACCCCGGCGGACAGCCACGAGGAGACGGTGCCCCCTGCCGGACAGACCCCCTGTCTGCGCAGGTGCGTGGAGATCGCACAGGCCATGGCGTACGGCGAGGACCGTGCGGTGGAGGTGGACCACCTTCTCGCGGCAGCCATGTGCAACCCTGACCGGGCGTCGCGATCCCGGCTGATTGCGACCCGGCTCGGTGCGCACCACTTCTTCGAGCAGGACGCGTACACCATGGTCGCCGATGCGGCGGCCGAGATCGACGAGCGGACCCGGGACGTGCCGCTCACCGAGTCCGCGACGGCTGCGCTCGACCGGCTGGGGTACTGGATGAAGCGGACCGGGGACCGCAACGCCGACTCGGCGCATCTGCTGCTGGTCTGCCTTGAGGCCGGTGCGAGCGACAAGGAGGGGCAGCGGGCCCTGCGCGATATGGGTATCACCGTGCGCGACGTCGTGCGGGAGGCAATGTCGGTACGTCACCAGGTGTCCGCGCCCGACCGGCAGTCGGCTCTGCGGGGACCGATCGTGTCGGAACGGCGCCCTGAGCGGCCCGCGCCGTACGCGTTCGAAAACCCCGGGCGGGCCAACGCTGGTCCCCGGTCGATGAGGAGCTTCGCCTGGCGCTCCCAGATGACGGGGGCGGCGCACATCAACTCGCATGTGCAGTCCCACCTGATCCGCCTGCATCTGTGGTCGCTGATCGTCGCTTGGCTGCTGTCGATAAGCCTTCTGGCCGCGACCTGGTACGCGGCCGTGACCGTGACCGCGTGGTCCGCACTGTGGCCGGCAGGGCAGTTGAGACGGTTGCAGGCCCCGCTGGCGGTTCGCCTGGGTTTGGACGTCGTGCTGGTCATGGCGTCCGTGGTGCTGGGCATCCCGTGGTGGCTGCCGGTGCTCGCCGTGGCGAACCGGGCGGTCGACATCGTGGAAGGACGGCTGGCACTCCTCCAGGTGAGGGGGGACACCGCCGACCCGAGTGTCTCGGAGAAGGACCTCAGGTCCGACCGGAGGGCAAACATACGTGCCCGCAACTTCTATGTGGAGCTCAAGCTGAAGAGAAAGCTGGCCTCGGAATGAACGTGTCGGCCTTCGACCCCTCCAGCCCACGTGCTGCCGGTGGGCTTCGTGAGTGGCTGGCCCGGCGCAACCGGCTCGACGATGACGAGGCCATCCTGGAGTACGTGATCCCGCTGTCGGTGATGCTCCAGCCGGGCCATGGGATCGGGACACGTCTGCCTGCCGTCCCCCGGCTCGTGCCGTCCTGGCGGCTGGCGCGGGCCCACCGGTCCCGGGACGGGCGGATCGGACTTTTCGAGTGCGACCTGATCACCCTGATGAACCGGTCCCTGGTGTGGAATCTGCTCGCCGCGCGCTCGGCGTTGGTGATGGCCGTTCTGGCAGCCTGCGCGCTGCTCTCCGTACCCGGTCGGGTCACGATGTCGGTGGCGGTGACGGCATGGGCCATGACCGGTTGGCGCGGACGGTTCGCCTTCCCGCTGCTCACCGCTACGGTGGCGTACGCGGCGTGGACACGCCTCGCGCTGTCCGTTCCGGCCCTGGTCGCCGCCGCCTTGTTCGGCCTGGCCCGGCTGACCTTGTGGATGCTCCGTATGGGGCTGCTGTCCCGGCGGCCGGGGAACAGCCCGGTGGCGTTCCTGGGGCGGTGCTTCCTGCTGCGGGCATTGTGGGACCGTGCGGCGGCCTCCGTGCTGTTGGCCGTGGACAAGGCGAGCCACGACGACCGGGCGAGAGCCGGGAACTTCACCGCCGGTCACGTCGAGGACTCCACCGCCCGTCTGCGTCCGGTCCTGGTGCAGTGCCAGGCGATGGCAGCGGTGGCCGACCTGGAACTCCAGTCGGCGATGGTGTTGTCCGAGCGGGCGCGGGAACTCGCGGCGGGCACACCGCCCGAGATCCGCGGCTGGTGTGCGCTGCAGGCCGGAGACGTCCTGCTCGCCGCCGGTGAGCCCGCGGCGGCCGAAGCACGCTGGCAGGAAGCGGCAGACTGCCTGGCCGGCCACCGCAGGGCCCGATACTGGGCTCTCCAGGCCGACCTGCGGCTGATCGATGCGCTGACCACCGATCTAGAGGACGCGGACCGATGCGTGCGCGGTCTGCGAATCCTCTACCGTCTACGCCGGGCCGCCGTCCGCGCCGGGCAGTTGCCGCTGCTGGCCAGGACCGAGCTGTACCTGCTCCGGCTGATGTACGAGGCGGGCAACGCGGTCGGCGTGGTCGAGCATCTCGCCGCGCAGTTCGAACGGACCGAAGGCAAGGTCGACATCGGCGCCTCGGTGGCCGATCACGCCATAGAGACCCTGCTGCTCGCCACTCTGTATTTGGACGTCATCGAGAACCCGCAGCAGTACCCGGAGACGATGCGGGTCGGGGAGGAAGAGCAGCGGGAGCGCTACGCCTTCGCCGCCGAGTTGGTCGACAACGTGCTGCGCCATCTGAGCAGATCGACGCAGCCGCTGCTGGAAGCACAGGCCTTCGCCGTCATGGCCCGCATCCAGACCGCGGCCGGTCTGCGCGACGCGGCACTGGGCAACGTGCTGGAGAGCCTGAACGCCGTCCAGCGGGTTCGCTACCAGTTGCCCACGAGCAGCTGGCGCGCCCGCTGGGTGGCCGCCCACGCACACACCTACGCCCTCGCGCTGGACCTCGCGGAACCCGAGCCGGCCCTGGTCGGTGAACTGCTGGAGATCATCCGGTCCCAGTCCGTGCCCGTCGAGGCCGACCGACCGGGCAACTTGCTGCGCTCGGTGTTCGACGCGCTGGTATCCAGCACGGGCCTGCCGAAAGGCTCCGGCGACCCCCACGACACGACTCCAGCGGACGGCCCGCGTTCGACCGACCCGCTCCTGACCGACCGGACCGTCTTGGTCCAGCACGCCTCCTGGATCGGCGGCGACGAGAGCGTGGCCGTTGACCTGGACGACGAACTCACCATGATGTTCCCCGGCGGGTGGTACTGGAGCTTCGCCCGGGTCGGCGAGTGGGTCTACCACGCCGTACGCACCCCATGGGGTGACTGGTCCTCCGAACGCCACCCGCACGCCGAGCTCGCCGGCCCGCTCAAGGACCTGCTCCGGCACCTTCCGGTCGACCTGCCCGGTGAGGACGCCTACCACCAGCGGTTCGAGGACTCGGCTGCGGCACTGGTGGTCGAGGGAGCCGACGAACCGGTGGACGGCGAAGCGACGTCCGCCGCCCAGGCATGGACCCGGATCTTCGACCCGCTCGGCGCCGCCCTGGTCCCCACGGCGCTCCGCCAGGCCCTGAGCTCGGCACAGGATCCCGTTCCGCTCGTCGTGGCACCCACGGCCTCGCTGACCCTGGTACCGCTCTGCGCGCTGCCGGTCACCCCACAGCGGCAGATCATGGACGCGGCCTGCCTGTCCTACCTACCCTCCCTCGCGCTCCTGGCCCACCGCCGGCGGCTGTTCGCCCAGGAGTTCAACGGCTCGGCACCACCGGCCGAGGGGACCCGGCCCCATGTCCTGGCCGTCCTGGCGCCCCACCGCGCGCCGGACGACCCCCGGCAGGATCTGCCGTACGCCGTCAAGAGCGTCCCCGACCACAGTGAGGTGGTCACCGGACCACTGGCCAGGCAGGAACTCGCCGTCCTCATCGGGCGCAGGCGCTCGCACGACGCCGTGCTCTTTCTCGCCGGCCACGTCCATGGCTCGCCCGACCGCGACCCGGCGGGCACCGGCTTCCAGCTCAGCGACGGCCTGCTCGGCCTTCGCGACTTCTACCGAACGGACGACACCGGTACTCCGGTCTACCGCATTCCCCGGCGCGTGGTGCTGTCCGGCTGCGCCAGCCTCGGCCTGTACGCCGACCCTGCCGACGGGGACGGCCGGTCACCGGTCGACGCGCCCGAATGGCTCGGCCTGGGCGCGGCCGTCGTGTACGGCGGCGCCCATCATGTCCACTGCACGCTCTTCCCCGTCCCGGACAGCGAACACACCAGGCGGATCGACCTCGCCCTCGTTGACGCCATGCGCCACCGCCTGGATCCCGCGCAGGCCCTTCGCTCCGTCCAGCGCGCCGAAATGCAGCGGTGGCGGGACGGACGCGGCTCCCTGCCGCTGGTCTTCCTCGCCTACACCTACGTCGGACTCGGCGCCGCACCCCAGCACGGAATCTCCCTCACCCCGAGGCCCGTCCGCCGCCCGCAGTACCCCGCGTCCATGCCCTCCCCGACACAGACACTGGCCTCCATACGCCCCCAACCGCAGCCTCGCCCGGCGCACAAACCGTTCACGATGATGGCCCGGCACGGATACGACGAAGCCGGCTGCGACGACCGGCTCTCCCCCAACCTCGGCCAGGACGGACTCGCCGAGTTCACCGCCTTCGACGGCGACATACACGGCCCGGTACCGGTCCGCGTCGCGACCTGGACGAGGCAGACCCTGCCTTCGGGGAGCTTCCGCATGAACTCCGAAACGGTGTGGCGGCTGTCCGGCCTCAGCCTCTACATCACCGACGCCCGGCTCCTGCTGCTCGCCGACAGACCCGACGGACCGGGCCGGAAGACCGCCGGACACATCCGGTATCCCTGGATCAACGCCGTCGGTTTCCGCCCCAAACAGAGCTTCCTGTACGACTGCGAACTCACCGTCGGCCTGCAGCAGGACAGCGACGACCGGGACGAACTCGGCTGGTTCTACGAGCTGAAGCTCCTCCTGGCCCCGACCACCGACAGCGCGGCCCTCGCCCAGCAGATCGTCCGGCGACTGGCGCGGCACCACCTCAGCCACGCGGTCCTGCCCGACTCCGTGGTACCGGGTTTCGAATCCCTGAGCGAGGCCCCCCGTCTGCCCGACCCCGACAAGGGAGAGCACTCGACCTACTGGCCCGGGGCGTTCAAGCCGTACCCCTACGGTGTCGAGTACCTTCTCGGACGCTCCGCCGAGGGCACATGGCTCGGCCCCAACCTGCCATCCGCAGAGTGAGACGCCCTCCCCCGCGGCCCCTCGTCGCAGGCCGACGCGGCGACATGGTCGTCCCGGTGGCACGGGGGAAGCCACCGGGACGACTCCGCACAGCGTAGAGCTCCAAGGGCGCTGCAGACCGACCGACTTCGAAATGGTCAACAGCATGTCAGTGTTGTCGATTGCATGCCGCGGCGTCTCCCGGGCCGCGGCCAGTTGCCCGGATCTGCGCGGCCAGGGCCACGTCGCCCGTCGCGACGGCGTCCCGGCCGGCGGCGATCTCCTCCACGCTGGGCTGGCGCTGGGTGTTCGGTATCAACGTGCCCATCGGCCTGGTCGCGCTGGTCGCGGGCCACTACCCGCTGCCGAGAACCGGCAGCCGAAGCCGGGTCCAGGGCTTCGACTGGCCCGGGCTGGCCCTGCTGCTGGTTGAAGTAGTTGCCCAGCGACCGATCGTCTGGGCCAGCACCAGCCCGGGGGCCAGGGCGTCGGC is part of the Streptomyces sp. NBC_01262 genome and harbors:
- a CDS encoding 2-oxoacid:acceptor oxidoreductase subunit alpha, giving the protein MKDTRTTRTERLDRVVIRFAGDSGDGMQLTGDRFTSAAAAFGNDLATLPNFPAEIRAPKGTIPGVSSFQVHFADYDILTAGDRPDALVAMNPAALKAHLADLPPGGTLIVNSDEFTARNLTRVGYRSNPLEDGALSAFQVHQVAMATLTLGALAATGLSKKDAERAKNMFALGLLSWMYHRPTQGTEEFLRKKFARKPDIAEANILAFRAGWNYGETTESFAVTFEVAPATTLPPGEYRQITGNTAIAHGIVAAGVRSGLPVVLGSYPITPASDILHELSRHKNFGVTTVQAEDEIAAIGAALGAAYGGALGVTTTSGPGLALKSETIGLAVMTELPLLVIDVQRGGPSTGLPTKTEQADLLQAMFGRNGESPVPVLAPSTPADCFDTVLDAARIALTYRTPVLLLSDGHIANGSEPWLIPAVSELPDLSVEFTTEPNAPDGSGGFWGYLRDPHTLARPWAVPGTPGLEHRIGGLEKADGTGDISYDPDNHDRMVRLRQAKVDGITVPDARVDDPSGQAEALVVGWGSSYGPIGAAARRVRRTGHAIAHLHLRHLNPLPANLGEVLRRYERVVVPELNLGQLALLLRAKYLTDAVSYTKVAGLPFGAEELQGVFTDVIEGVRT
- a CDS encoding 2-oxoacid:ferredoxin oxidoreductase subunit beta translates to MTTIDLGLPGIGGQALVPTSDVKLSSKDFKSDQEVRWCPGCGDYAVLAAVQGFMPRLGLRRENIVFISGIGCSSRFPYYMNTYGMHSIHGRAPAIATGLAVARGDLSVWVVTGDGDALSIGGNHLIHTLRRNVNLKILLFNNRIYGLTKGQYSPTSETGKVTKSTPMGSVDAPFNPVSLALGAEATFVARVLDSDRTRLTEVLTAAAEHRGTALVEIYQNCPIFNDGAFDMLRQPGERERRLIHLRHGEPVRFGTDGEYGVIRDSSGGLATARVSEVGEDALVVHDAGLDDPSYAFALSRLSSQDLSHCVTGIFRSVSRPAYDDQARAQTERARAAAPADLQALLTGKDTWTVAG
- a CDS encoding Mrp/NBP35 family ATP-binding protein produces the protein MTTAQPHEHVPAAGDVRQALSTVLDPEIHRPITDLGMVKDVRVSADGTVTVSVYLTVAGCPLRDRITADTTVAVSALPGVREVRVELDVMNDEQRTELRKHLRGDSGEPVIPFAQPGSLTRVYCVASGKGGVGKSSVTVNLAAAMAARGLSVGVVDADIYGHSVPRMLGATTGPTHVEKMIMPPSVHGVKVISIGMFTPGNAPVVWRGPMLHRALRQFLADVYWGDLDVLLLDLPPGTGDIAISVAQLVPDAEILVVTTPQQAAAEVAERAGSIALQTRQRVAGVVENMSWLQLPDGSVTDIFGSGGGRRVAESLSRSVGAEVPLLGQVPLDPRLREAGDAGTPLVLKEPQAPAAVILLGIAEKLSARPRGLAGCLLPVSLSRN
- a CDS encoding CHAT domain-containing protein, translated to MNVSAFDPSSPRAAGGLREWLARRNRLDDDEAILEYVIPLSVMLQPGHGIGTRLPAVPRLVPSWRLARAHRSRDGRIGLFECDLITLMNRSLVWNLLAARSALVMAVLAACALLSVPGRVTMSVAVTAWAMTGWRGRFAFPLLTATVAYAAWTRLALSVPALVAAALFGLARLTLWMLRMGLLSRRPGNSPVAFLGRCFLLRALWDRAAASVLLAVDKASHDDRARAGNFTAGHVEDSTARLRPVLVQCQAMAAVADLELQSAMVLSERARELAAGTPPEIRGWCALQAGDVLLAAGEPAAAEARWQEAADCLAGHRRARYWALQADLRLIDALTTDLEDADRCVRGLRILYRLRRAAVRAGQLPLLARTELYLLRLMYEAGNAVGVVEHLAAQFERTEGKVDIGASVADHAIETLLLATLYLDVIENPQQYPETMRVGEEEQRERYAFAAELVDNVLRHLSRSTQPLLEAQAFAVMARIQTAAGLRDAALGNVLESLNAVQRVRYQLPTSSWRARWVAAHAHTYALALDLAEPEPALVGELLEIIRSQSVPVEADRPGNLLRSVFDALVSSTGLPKGSGDPHDTTPADGPRSTDPLLTDRTVLVQHASWIGGDESVAVDLDDELTMMFPGGWYWSFARVGEWVYHAVRTPWGDWSSERHPHAELAGPLKDLLRHLPVDLPGEDAYHQRFEDSAAALVVEGADEPVDGEATSAAQAWTRIFDPLGAALVPTALRQALSSAQDPVPLVVAPTASLTLVPLCALPVTPQRQIMDAACLSYLPSLALLAHRRRLFAQEFNGSAPPAEGTRPHVLAVLAPHRAPDDPRQDLPYAVKSVPDHSEVVTGPLARQELAVLIGRRRSHDAVLFLAGHVHGSPDRDPAGTGFQLSDGLLGLRDFYRTDDTGTPVYRIPRRVVLSGCASLGLYADPADGDGRSPVDAPEWLGLGAAVVYGGAHHVHCTLFPVPDSEHTRRIDLALVDAMRHRLDPAQALRSVQRAEMQRWRDGRGSLPLVFLAYTYVGLGAAPQHGISLTPRPVRRPQYPASMPSPTQTLASIRPQPQPRPAHKPFTMMARHGYDEAGCDDRLSPNLGQDGLAEFTAFDGDIHGPVPVRVATWTRQTLPSGSFRMNSETVWRLSGLSLYITDARLLLLADRPDGPGRKTAGHIRYPWINAVGFRPKQSFLYDCELTVGLQQDSDDRDELGWFYELKLLLAPTTDSAALAQQIVRRLARHHLSHAVLPDSVVPGFESLSEAPRLPDPDKGEHSTYWPGAFKPYPYGVEYLLGRSAEGTWLGPNLPSAE